In the genome of Streptomyces sp. NBC_00190, one region contains:
- a CDS encoding 2-oxoacid:acceptor oxidoreductase subunit alpha, with the protein MTSQVSSPAEQADGAGGAVVGGQRTPASPGGKEIRRLDRVIIRFAGDSGDGMQLTGDRFTSETASFGNDLSTLPNFPAEIRAPAGTLPGVSSFQLHFADHDILTPGDAPNVLVAMNPAALKANIDDVPRGAEIIINTDEFTKRPMAKVGYHTSPLEDGSLAAYNLHPVPLTTLTVEALKDFGLSRKEAERSKNMFALGLLSWMYHRPTEGTEKFLRQKFAKKPQIAEANVAAFRAGWNFGETTEDFAVSYEVAPASQAFPTGTYRNISGNLALSYGLITAAQQADLPLYLGSYPITPASDILHELSKHKNFGVRTFQAEDEIAGIGAALGAAFGGSLGVTTTSGPGVALKSETIGLAVSLELPLLIVDIQRGGPSTGLPTKTEQADLLQAMYGRNGEAPVPIVAPRTPADCFDAALDAARIALTYRTPVFLLSDGYLANGSEPWKIPDIADLPDLKVKFATGPNHALADGTEAFWPYKRDPETLARPWAVPGTPGLEHRIGGIEKQDGTGNISYDPANHDLMVRTRQAKIDGIEVPDLDVDDPDGARTLVIGWGSTYGPITAAVRRLRAAGHPIAQAHLRHLNPFPGNLGEVLKRYEKVVVPEMNLGQLATLIRAKYLVDAQSYNQVNGMPFKAEQLAKVLEEAIND; encoded by the coding sequence GTGACCAGCCAGGTCAGTAGCCCGGCCGAGCAGGCCGACGGGGCTGGGGGTGCGGTTGTCGGTGGACAGCGCACCCCGGCGAGTCCGGGTGGCAAGGAAATCCGTCGGCTCGATCGTGTGATCATCAGATTCGCGGGCGACTCCGGTGACGGTATGCAGCTCACCGGTGACCGCTTCACCTCGGAGACGGCGTCGTTCGGCAACGATCTGTCCACGCTCCCGAACTTCCCCGCCGAGATCCGCGCCCCTGCCGGAACCCTGCCGGGCGTGTCGTCCTTCCAGCTGCATTTCGCGGACCACGACATCCTCACGCCCGGTGACGCGCCGAACGTGCTGGTCGCGATGAACCCGGCCGCCCTGAAGGCGAACATCGACGACGTTCCGCGCGGCGCGGAGATCATCATCAATACCGATGAGTTCACCAAGCGCCCCATGGCCAAGGTCGGCTACCACACCTCTCCGCTGGAGGACGGCTCCCTCGCCGCGTACAACCTCCACCCGGTCCCGCTGACCACCCTCACCGTCGAGGCGCTGAAGGACTTCGGGCTGTCCCGCAAGGAGGCCGAGCGCAGCAAGAACATGTTCGCGCTGGGCCTGCTGAGCTGGATGTACCACCGGCCGACGGAGGGTACGGAGAAGTTCCTGCGGCAGAAGTTCGCGAAGAAGCCGCAGATCGCGGAGGCGAACGTGGCCGCGTTCCGGGCGGGCTGGAACTTCGGGGAGACGACGGAGGACTTCGCGGTCTCCTACGAGGTCGCCCCCGCCAGCCAGGCCTTCCCGACCGGCACCTACCGCAACATCTCGGGGAACCTGGCCCTCTCCTACGGGCTGATCACCGCCGCCCAGCAGGCCGACCTGCCGCTCTACCTGGGCTCGTACCCGATCACCCCGGCCTCGGACATCCTGCACGAACTGTCGAAGCACAAGAACTTCGGCGTACGGACCTTCCAGGCCGAGGACGAGATCGCCGGCATCGGCGCCGCCCTCGGAGCCGCCTTCGGCGGGTCCCTGGGCGTGACCACCACCTCCGGCCCGGGTGTGGCGCTGAAGTCCGAGACGATCGGCCTGGCCGTCTCCCTGGAGCTGCCGCTGCTGATCGTGGACATCCAGCGCGGCGGGCCGTCCACGGGACTGCCCACCAAGACCGAGCAGGCCGACCTGCTGCAGGCGATGTACGGGCGCAACGGCGAGGCCCCCGTCCCCATCGTCGCGCCGCGCACCCCCGCGGACTGCTTCGACGCGGCGCTGGACGCGGCCCGGATCGCGCTCACCTACCGGACCCCGGTCTTCCTGCTCTCCGACGGCTACCTCGCCAACGGATCCGAGCCCTGGAAGATCCCCGACATCGCCGACCTGCCCGACCTCAAGGTCAAGTTCGCGACCGGGCCCAACCACGCCCTCGCCGACGGCACCGAGGCGTTCTGGCCCTACAAGCGCGACCCGGAAACCCTGGCCCGCCCGTGGGCGGTCCCCGGCACTCCGGGCCTCGAACACCGCATCGGCGGGATCGAGAAGCAGGACGGCACCGGCAACATCTCGTACGACCCGGCCAACCACGACCTCATGGTCCGCACCCGCCAGGCCAAGATCGACGGCATCGAGGTCCCCGACCTCGACGTCGACGACCCGGACGGCGCGCGCACCCTCGTCATCGGCTGGGGCTCCACGTACGGCCCGATCACCGCCGCGGTGCGCCGTCTGCGCGCGGCCGGACACCCCATCGCGCAGGCGCACCTGCGCCACCTCAACCCCTTCCCGGGGAATCTCGGAGAGGTCCTGAAGCGTTACGAGAAGGTAGTGGTGCCGGAGATGAACCTCGGGCAGCTCGCCACCCTGATCCGGGCGAAATACCTGGTCGACGCCCAGTCGTACAACCAGGTCAACGGAATGCCGTTCAAGGCGGAGCAGCTCGCGAAGGTTCTCGAGGAGGCCATCAATGACTGA
- a CDS encoding response regulator transcription factor has protein sequence MRVVIAEDSVLLREGLTRLLTDRGHDVVAGVGDAEALIKTVAELAAEDALPDVVVADVRMPPTHTDEGVRAAVQLRRDHPGIGVLVLSQYVEEQYATELLAGSSTGVGYLLKDRVAEVREFLDAVVRVARGGTALDPEVVAQLLGRSRKQDVLAGLTPREREVLGLMAEGRTNSAVAKQLVVSDGAVEKHVSNIFMKLGLSPSDGDHRRVLAVLTYLKS, from the coding sequence GTGCGGGTGGTCATCGCCGAGGACTCGGTGCTGCTTCGTGAGGGCCTGACCCGGCTGCTGACCGACCGGGGGCATGACGTCGTGGCCGGCGTCGGGGACGCGGAAGCCCTGATCAAGACGGTGGCGGAGCTGGCGGCAGAAGACGCGCTGCCGGACGTGGTGGTGGCCGACGTGCGGATGCCGCCGACGCACACCGACGAAGGAGTACGGGCCGCCGTACAGCTGCGGCGCGACCACCCCGGGATAGGCGTGCTCGTGCTGTCCCAGTACGTGGAGGAGCAGTACGCCACCGAACTGCTGGCCGGTTCCAGCACGGGTGTCGGGTATCTGCTCAAGGACCGGGTGGCCGAGGTCCGGGAGTTCCTGGACGCGGTCGTACGGGTGGCCCGGGGCGGTACCGCCCTGGACCCCGAGGTCGTCGCCCAGCTGCTCGGCCGCAGCCGCAAGCAGGACGTGCTGGCGGGTCTGACCCCGCGCGAGCGCGAGGTGCTCGGCCTGATGGCCGAAGGCCGCACCAATTCCGCCGTCGCGAAGCAGTTGGTCGTGAGTGACGGAGCGGTGGAGAAGCACGTCAGCAACATCTTCATGAAGCTCGGCCTGTCGCCGAGTGACGGGGATCACCGGCGCGTACTGGCCGTTCTCACCTACCTGAAGTCTTGA
- a CDS encoding sensor histidine kinase, protein MGNGMGTGGGIGAVMRAPVERRTWREFGYLLIGLPLSILYFALAVAGLSLGAGLLVTFLGVPVLAGMLAMCRGFGHLERARVRGLLGTAIADPARIRARKSGPLSAMGALLKSGSAWRHALYSVIHFPWAVFSFCVALTFWAAGWAYLLYPVWFWVFPAFTDQPGLQLFQNDGYSFYLDSPAEIALTSLVGLAFTLATPWVIRALTTVDRVMVGGLLGPSRLDSRVSELESDRGVVVDTAAADLRRIERDLHDGAQARLVALAMDLGLAKEKATEDPRAAARMVDEAHGEVKIALQELRDLARGIHPAVLTDRGLDAALSSVASRCAVPVRVTVDLPARPAASVEGIAYFTVSELLQNISKHARARVASVEVWKSGERLLVQVADDGRGGAGAGAGTGLAGLAERLDAVDGVLVVDSPVGVGTTVTAELPWRP, encoded by the coding sequence ATGGGCAACGGCATGGGCACGGGCGGTGGGATCGGCGCGGTGATGCGGGCTCCTGTCGAGCGGCGGACCTGGCGCGAGTTCGGGTACCTGCTGATCGGGCTGCCGCTGAGCATCCTGTACTTCGCGCTCGCCGTCGCGGGCCTGAGCCTCGGCGCCGGGCTGCTCGTCACCTTCCTCGGGGTCCCGGTCCTCGCCGGCATGCTCGCCATGTGCCGCGGGTTCGGCCACCTGGAGCGGGCCCGGGTGCGCGGCCTGCTCGGGACCGCCATCGCCGATCCGGCGCGGATCCGGGCCAGGAAGAGCGGCCCCCTCTCCGCGATGGGGGCGCTGCTCAAGAGCGGGAGCGCCTGGCGGCACGCGCTGTACTCGGTGATCCACTTCCCGTGGGCGGTGTTCAGCTTCTGCGTGGCACTGACGTTCTGGGCGGCAGGGTGGGCCTACCTCCTGTACCCGGTCTGGTTCTGGGTCTTCCCCGCCTTCACCGACCAGCCCGGCCTCCAGCTCTTCCAGAACGACGGCTACTCCTTCTACCTCGACTCGCCCGCGGAGATCGCCCTCACCTCTCTCGTCGGACTGGCCTTCACGCTCGCCACCCCCTGGGTGATCCGGGCCCTGACCACCGTCGACCGGGTCATGGTCGGCGGGCTGCTGGGGCCGTCCCGGCTGGACAGCCGGGTGAGCGAGCTGGAGTCCGACCGGGGCGTGGTCGTGGACACCGCCGCCGCCGACCTGCGGCGCATCGAGCGCGATCTGCACGACGGGGCGCAGGCCCGGCTGGTGGCCCTCGCGATGGATCTGGGGCTGGCCAAGGAGAAGGCCACGGAGGATCCGCGGGCCGCCGCGCGCATGGTGGACGAGGCCCACGGAGAGGTGAAGATCGCCCTCCAGGAGCTGCGCGACCTGGCCCGGGGCATCCACCCGGCGGTACTGACCGACCGGGGGCTGGACGCGGCGCTGTCCTCGGTGGCCTCGCGGTGCGCGGTTCCGGTACGGGTGACCGTGGATCTCCCGGCCCGGCCGGCGGCGTCGGTCGAGGGGATCGCGTACTTCACGGTCTCCGAGCTGCTGCAGAACATCAGCAAGCACGCGCGGGCCCGGGTCGCGAGCGTGGAGGTGTGGAAGTCCGGGGAGCGGCTGCTGGTCCAGGTCGCCGACGACGGCCGGGGCGGGGCGGGCGCCGGGGCCGGGACGGGGCTGGCGGGGCTGGCCGAGCGGCTGGACGCCGTGGACGGGGTGCTGGTCGTCGACTCCCCCGTCGGCGTGGGGACCACGGTGACCGCCGAGCTCCCCTGGCGGCCGTAG